A genomic region of Maridesulfovibrio bastinii DSM 16055 contains the following coding sequences:
- the gyrA gene encoding DNA gyrase subunit A, with protein sequence MTQVTIEDELRKSYLEYSLSVIIGRAIPDARDGLKPVHRRILYAMHELGNYYNRAYKKSARVVGDVIGKYHPHGDSAVYDALVRMAQEFSMRDPLVDGQGNFGSIDGDAAAAMRYTEARMSRLSSEFLADLDKNTVDFRDNYDNSLQEPSVLPTKVPNLLLNGTSGIAVGMATNIPPHNLGELIDGTTHLLDNPDCEISTLMKFIKGPDFPTSAMCFGGKGLEEAYHTGRGSIKIRGVLNIEERKNGMESVVITEIPYALNKSTLVEKIALLIGEGKIEGVSDLRDESDRNGIRIVIDLKRGSIADIIINQLYKFTQLETSFGINMMAVVDNRPVLLNLKSVLQCFLDHRREVVIRRTRYDLEKSEKRAHILEGLRIALDNIDEVVRIIRASKAAEEARIGLMERFELSQPQAQAILDMRLHRLTNLEHEKLLEEYAELLKRIEYFKSILEQEEVLKGVIRDELAEVKKTYATERKTKLMGHDPNDIDIEDLIPDDEVVITLSRRGYIKRTPLSNYQRQKRGGKGIAGVSTRDGDFIHTFLTTSNHQHLLLFTSKGKMFKIKVHQVPEGSRNAKGAHIANLLPLEKDESIATALSMREFSDDYFFLFVTKKGMVKRSLISLYSNCRQSGIRAVNMREDDELITVKQVGADDEIVLVTRKGTSIRFSCHDVRPMGRVASGVKGIALRSGDEVVSGVVTGDEFRTQLLTVSEGGFGKRTNIDQHRTQTRGGKGIISMRVTDKTGSVLGAIMVSQDDEVVLLTSGNKIIRMSVGEVSLVGRATQGVRLVRMDENDFVAGFDLVIDDDELDSDLETEES encoded by the coding sequence GTGACTCAGGTAACAATTGAAGATGAACTTAGAAAATCCTATCTGGAATATTCTCTCAGTGTCATTATAGGCCGAGCGATTCCTGATGCCAGAGACGGATTAAAACCGGTTCACAGGCGTATTTTATATGCCATGCATGAACTTGGTAACTATTATAACAGAGCTTATAAAAAATCGGCGCGTGTTGTCGGTGACGTAATCGGTAAATATCATCCCCACGGTGATTCTGCTGTTTATGACGCTCTTGTCCGTATGGCCCAGGAATTTTCCATGAGAGATCCTCTTGTGGACGGTCAGGGTAACTTCGGTTCCATTGATGGTGATGCGGCAGCGGCTATGCGTTACACCGAAGCCCGCATGTCCAGACTCAGTTCTGAATTTCTGGCCGACCTGGACAAAAATACTGTCGATTTCAGGGATAACTACGATAACTCCCTGCAGGAACCCTCAGTTCTGCCTACAAAAGTTCCAAACCTGCTGCTTAACGGTACATCCGGTATTGCAGTTGGTATGGCCACCAATATTCCACCGCACAACCTCGGTGAACTTATAGACGGAACAACCCATCTTCTGGATAATCCTGATTGTGAAATTTCAACCCTGATGAAGTTTATCAAGGGTCCTGATTTCCCGACATCCGCCATGTGTTTTGGTGGAAAGGGTCTTGAAGAAGCCTACCATACCGGACGCGGAAGTATTAAAATCCGCGGTGTTCTGAATATAGAAGAACGCAAGAACGGAATGGAGAGCGTGGTTATAACTGAAATTCCCTACGCTCTTAATAAATCCACGCTGGTAGAAAAAATTGCTCTACTGATAGGTGAGGGAAAAATTGAAGGTGTTTCAGACCTTCGTGACGAATCAGACCGTAACGGTATCAGAATCGTTATAGACCTCAAACGCGGTTCAATCGCTGATATCATAATTAATCAGCTCTATAAATTCACCCAGCTTGAAACCTCTTTCGGTATCAACATGATGGCTGTTGTAGATAACAGACCCGTCCTGCTGAACCTCAAGAGTGTTTTACAGTGCTTCCTTGATCATAGACGTGAAGTTGTTATCAGGCGGACAAGATATGATCTTGAAAAGTCTGAAAAACGCGCCCACATTCTTGAAGGGCTGCGTATCGCTCTTGATAACATTGATGAAGTTGTAAGAATTATCCGCGCTTCAAAGGCTGCGGAAGAAGCACGCATCGGACTCATGGAAAGATTTGAGCTGTCACAGCCGCAGGCTCAGGCCATTCTGGATATGAGACTTCATCGTCTGACCAACCTTGAGCATGAAAAACTTCTCGAAGAATATGCTGAACTTCTTAAAAGGATTGAATATTTCAAAAGTATTCTTGAACAGGAGGAAGTTCTCAAAGGCGTTATCAGAGATGAACTTGCGGAAGTTAAAAAGACTTACGCAACTGAACGCAAAACAAAGCTCATGGGTCATGATCCTAACGATATTGATATCGAAGATCTCATCCCTGATGATGAAGTTGTTATCACCCTTTCAAGGCGCGGATATATCAAGCGTACTCCGCTTTCAAACTACCAGCGTCAGAAACGTGGCGGAAAAGGTATTGCCGGTGTTTCAACAAGGGATGGAGACTTCATTCATACTTTCCTGACCACTTCGAATCATCAGCATCTGCTGCTCTTCACTTCCAAAGGAAAGATGTTCAAAATCAAGGTTCATCAGGTTCCGGAAGGAAGCAGAAACGCAAAAGGCGCACATATCGCCAACCTTCTGCCTCTTGAAAAGGATGAGTCAATTGCAACGGCTCTTTCCATGAGAGAATTTTCAGATGACTACTTCTTCCTTTTTGTAACCAAGAAGGGAATGGTCAAACGTTCTCTTATTTCGCTTTACAGCAACTGCCGTCAGTCCGGAATACGCGCCGTAAACATGCGTGAAGATGACGAGCTGATAACTGTTAAGCAGGTCGGAGCAGATGACGAGATTGTTCTGGTTACCAGAAAGGGAACATCAATCCGCTTCAGCTGCCATGATGTTCGTCCTATGGGCCGTGTAGCAAGCGGAGTAAAGGGTATTGCCCTGCGCAGTGGTGACGAAGTTGTTTCCGGTGTTGTAACCGGAGATGAATTCCGTACCCAGCTGCTCACCGTTTCAGAAGGCGGATTCGGAAAGAGAACCAATATTGATCAGCACAGAACTCAGACACGAGGCGGAAAAGGTATCATCAGTATGCGTGTTACCGATAAAACCGGCAGTGTTCTCGGTGCTATTATGGTTTCTCAGGATGATGAAGTTGTTCTTCTCACGTCAGGAAATAAAATTATCCGCATGTCCGTTGGTGAAGTAAGCCTTGTCGGCAGAGCCACTCAGGGCGTACGCCTTGTGAGAATGGATGAAAATGACTTTGTAGCAGGATTTGATCTGGTCATCGATGACGATGAACTGGATTCTGATCTGGAAACGGAAGAATCCTGA
- a CDS encoding tetratricopeptide repeat protein, protein MRKFLLIFIAALTIFSVQGCENNSNQVNPEFAKARKSFSDGYYFEAEKGFESYLQNNPQGKKRLQAWNKLVSIASDVRQDPERGASILEAMYLEFGHDSKKAPVLKRRVAAMYIRCGKLKAAVENLEKSLEFPDQPQAEMDKTRMMLARTYRELRSYDLAILIFGECADYTDNIETKSEALFEKAQTLTLIQARQRAMAELENLVSMHEVSAEIHSEAAFLLADLYEQQDDYKKALDLLKEIKDTYPNPNAIELRISYIEKEIK, encoded by the coding sequence ATGAGGAAATTCCTGCTTATATTTATCGCAGCCCTGACAATATTCAGTGTTCAGGGCTGCGAAAATAACAGTAATCAGGTTAATCCTGAATTTGCGAAAGCCCGGAAATCCTTTTCAGACGGATATTACTTTGAAGCTGAAAAGGGTTTTGAAAGCTATCTGCAAAACAACCCGCAGGGAAAAAAACGTCTACAGGCGTGGAATAAGCTTGTTTCCATTGCTTCTGATGTGCGACAGGACCCGGAGCGTGGAGCAAGCATTTTAGAAGCCATGTATCTTGAATTCGGGCATGACTCCAAAAAAGCTCCTGTGCTTAAAAGACGTGTAGCAGCAATGTATATCCGCTGCGGTAAACTGAAAGCAGCAGTTGAAAATCTGGAAAAAAGTCTTGAATTTCCTGATCAGCCACAGGCTGAAATGGATAAAACAAGAATGATGCTCGCAAGAACTTATCGAGAGCTTAGAAGCTACGATCTGGCTATTCTTATTTTTGGTGAATGTGCCGATTACACTGACAATATTGAAACAAAATCAGAAGCTCTTTTTGAAAAAGCCCAGACTCTGACTTTGATTCAGGCCAGACAGAGAGCTATGGCAGAGCTTGAGAATCTTGTCAGCATGCATGAAGTTTCCGCGGAGATACACTCCGAGGCCGCTTTTCTGCTTGCAGACCTTTATGAGCAGCAGGATGACTATAAAAAAGCTCTGGACCTGCTTAAAGAGATAAAAGACACATACCCTAATCCGAATGCCATAGAACTGCGCATCAGCTATATTGAAAAAGAAATCAAATAG
- the gyrB gene encoding DNA topoisomerase (ATP-hydrolyzing) subunit B, translating into MSNKEYSADSITILEGLAAVRKRPAMYIGSTDGRGLHHLVYEVVDNSIDEAMGGYCDKVKVTLHMDNSVTVSDNGRGIPVDMHPKEKKPALEVVMTVLHAGGKFDNDAYKVSGGLHGVGVSCVNALSEQLEATVKRDGKIYRQSYSRGVPQGPLEEIGDAVTHGTTIRFRPDEEIFETNVFEFNILKKRFQELAYLNKGLEIEFKDERTNEKATFRADGGIKSFVEDLNKGVTPIHDIVFAAGETDAVITELAIQYNTGYKENTHTFANNIRTVEGGTHLAGFKGALTRAINNYIQNSDLPKKLKVKLSGEDVREGLTAVISVKLPDPQFEGQTKTKLGNSEMVGIVSGIVYDRLSAYFQENPKDAKAIIEKVVDASRAREAARKARELVRRKGALSDHSLPGKLADCQSKDPSECEIFIVEGDSAGGSAKQGRNPKYQAILPLRGKILNVEKTRFDKMLGNKEVRALITAMGIGIGDEEGQKDFDKLRYHKVVIMTDADVDGSHIRTLLLTFFFRQYQELIERGHLYIAQPPLYRVAKGKFEKFIKDDTELYTLLIDRISKDMVIKAESGKEFSGADFIAMLDEIRFLKNKVIEAFSMGIQEDLFMTLIGLDEMITPEMLKNSETSELVKTLDNFGYNLWIEREQEEEDERVFALFEDRNGHHTKLAVEFFNSKLFRHSYQKYHTALDECGTLDFVAVRGTDEIPCNGLFKLLDTIVDESWKGLNIQRYKGLGEMNPEQLWETTMDPDKRTMLQVTIDDAAAAHDIFVDLMGDNVEPRREFIEKNALAVQELDI; encoded by the coding sequence ATGTCCAATAAGGAATACTCAGCTGATTCCATTACCATACTTGAAGGACTTGCGGCCGTCCGCAAACGCCCGGCGATGTATATCGGTTCAACTGATGGCAGAGGGCTCCACCATCTCGTTTACGAGGTTGTGGATAACTCAATTGATGAAGCTATGGGCGGATACTGCGATAAGGTTAAAGTCACTCTGCACATGGACAACAGTGTCACCGTATCCGACAACGGACGCGGTATTCCTGTTGATATGCATCCCAAGGAAAAGAAACCGGCACTTGAAGTCGTTATGACCGTACTCCACGCCGGAGGTAAGTTTGACAATGATGCTTATAAAGTTTCAGGCGGACTGCATGGTGTTGGTGTATCCTGCGTAAACGCTTTGTCTGAGCAGCTTGAAGCTACAGTCAAAAGGGACGGGAAAATATACCGCCAGTCATATTCACGCGGTGTCCCGCAGGGACCTCTTGAGGAAATAGGCGATGCCGTAACACACGGTACAACCATAAGATTTCGTCCTGACGAAGAAATTTTTGAAACAAATGTGTTTGAATTCAATATCCTGAAAAAACGTTTTCAGGAGCTGGCCTACCTCAATAAGGGGCTTGAAATTGAGTTCAAAGACGAAAGAACCAATGAAAAAGCTACATTCAGAGCTGACGGAGGAATAAAGTCCTTTGTTGAAGATCTGAATAAAGGCGTTACCCCGATACATGATATTGTTTTTGCTGCCGGTGAAACAGATGCCGTTATTACAGAGCTGGCTATCCAGTATAACACCGGATACAAAGAAAATACCCATACCTTTGCAAATAATATCAGAACCGTTGAGGGTGGCACACATCTGGCCGGTTTCAAAGGTGCTTTAACAAGAGCAATCAACAACTATATCCAGAACTCCGACCTTCCCAAAAAGCTTAAAGTTAAACTTTCCGGTGAAGACGTGCGTGAAGGTCTGACCGCTGTAATCAGTGTTAAACTTCCTGATCCCCAGTTCGAAGGCCAGACAAAGACCAAACTCGGAAACTCGGAAATGGTCGGTATTGTCTCAGGTATCGTTTATGACCGTCTGTCAGCTTATTTTCAGGAAAATCCCAAGGATGCCAAAGCGATTATCGAAAAAGTCGTGGACGCTTCCAGAGCAAGGGAAGCTGCAAGAAAAGCGCGTGAACTTGTTCGCCGCAAAGGTGCTCTCTCCGATCACTCACTCCCGGGCAAACTTGCTGACTGCCAGAGCAAAGATCCTTCAGAATGTGAAATATTCATAGTTGAGGGTGACTCCGCTGGCGGATCTGCAAAACAGGGAAGAAATCCTAAATATCAGGCAATTCTTCCTCTGCGCGGTAAAATTCTGAACGTTGAAAAAACCAGATTCGATAAAATGCTCGGCAATAAAGAAGTCAGAGCACTTATCACCGCTATGGGCATCGGTATCGGAGATGAGGAAGGTCAGAAGGATTTTGACAAACTTCGCTATCACAAAGTTGTCATCATGACCGATGCTGATGTTGACGGATCACACATCAGAACCCTTTTGCTGACATTCTTTTTCAGACAGTATCAGGAGCTTATCGAGAGAGGCCATCTGTATATCGCTCAGCCTCCCCTGTACCGTGTCGCAAAAGGAAAGTTCGAAAAATTCATCAAGGATGATACTGAACTTTACACCCTGCTGATCGATAGAATCAGTAAAGACATGGTTATTAAAGCTGAAAGCGGAAAAGAATTTTCCGGTGCTGATTTTATTGCCATGCTTGATGAAATCAGATTCTTGAAAAATAAAGTTATCGAAGCTTTCAGCATGGGAATACAGGAAGATCTTTTCATGACCCTGATCGGTCTTGATGAAATGATTACTCCTGAAATGCTCAAAAATTCAGAGACATCTGAACTTGTAAAAACTCTCGATAACTTTGGTTACAATCTATGGATTGAACGTGAGCAGGAAGAAGAAGATGAACGTGTTTTCGCTCTTTTTGAAGACCGTAACGGACATCACACCAAGCTTGCTGTCGAGTTTTTCAATTCAAAATTGTTCAGGCACAGCTACCAGAAATATCATACTGCCCTTGATGAATGCGGAACACTTGATTTTGTAGCCGTTAGAGGAACAGATGAAATACCATGCAACGGTCTTTTCAAACTGCTGGACACCATTGTTGACGAATCATGGAAGGGACTAAATATCCAGCGCTATAAAGGTCTGGGTGAAATGAATCCCGAACAGTTATGGGAAACAACCATGGACCCGGATAAAAGAACCATGCTTCAGGTTACTATCGATGATGCTGCTGCCGCCCACGATATTTTTGTCGACCTTATGGGAGACAATGTCGAACCGCGCCGTGAGTTTATCGAGAAGAACGCATTGGCTGTTCAGGAACTTGATATTTAA
- a CDS encoding DnaA ATPase domain-containing protein, translated as MKNGLRNHLLQTCSESELQRWYDPIKIDISDETGEVVVTFPHAFFGNWFKNSIQSRFEEQLSTFLGKGFKVSYSNNGQQKSSEQHSAISETPRRIDFPFGHTFTFDNFIISKKNFFPLASAKEVARLETVTFNPFVICGKNGSGKSHMMKAIANEISKRVETDKIFLGNMDDIKTIYSVKFSGDNFKARNYFFSMDYIFVDDFQSIRKYEELQQEMISIFNNFYENEKQMVFCCNDKLVTYDFLNQNLKSRLEWGLIVTLKRPDLEIRTSFIQKQCKIKKLQLSKEQILTLSQKFQDFRYLQGILIKLSAFKELVRKNLDQKDFEHILNNTEEKTDQELTPEYILQAVSEHFNVSTEELKGNKRLQSIVRPRQMAMYLCRHLLGVSFPSLGRIFGGKDHSTVLYSVKKIDKLQKVNKETKDLLITLENKCRGRVPK; from the coding sequence GTGAAAAACGGACTAAGAAATCACCTCCTCCAGACCTGTTCCGAATCAGAGTTACAGCGATGGTACGATCCCATAAAAATCGATATTTCAGACGAAACCGGAGAGGTTGTCGTCACCTTTCCTCATGCTTTTTTCGGTAACTGGTTCAAAAACAGCATTCAAAGCAGATTCGAGGAACAACTTTCAACTTTTCTTGGTAAAGGTTTTAAAGTTTCATACTCAAACAACGGGCAGCAAAAATCATCAGAGCAACACTCTGCCATAAGTGAAACTCCAAGGAGAATTGACTTTCCTTTCGGTCACACTTTTACCTTTGATAATTTCATCATCAGTAAAAAAAACTTTTTCCCGCTAGCTTCAGCAAAAGAAGTCGCCAGACTTGAAACAGTTACTTTCAACCCATTTGTAATCTGTGGAAAAAACGGCAGCGGCAAAAGTCACATGATGAAAGCCATTGCCAATGAAATAAGCAAAAGAGTTGAAACCGATAAAATTTTTCTTGGAAACATGGATGATATAAAAACCATTTATTCCGTTAAATTTTCAGGTGATAACTTCAAAGCCAGAAATTACTTTTTCAGTATGGACTATATCTTTGTGGACGATTTTCAATCAATCCGCAAATACGAGGAACTACAGCAGGAAATGATATCTATTTTCAATAATTTTTATGAAAATGAAAAACAGATGGTCTTCTGCTGCAATGACAAGCTGGTCACTTATGACTTTTTAAACCAGAACCTTAAATCAAGACTGGAATGGGGACTCATTGTCACTCTTAAAAGGCCTGACCTTGAAATTAGAACATCGTTCATACAAAAGCAGTGCAAAATAAAAAAGCTCCAGCTTTCAAAAGAGCAGATACTGACCCTGTCCCAGAAATTTCAGGATTTCCGCTACCTTCAGGGCATTCTGATTAAACTTTCGGCATTCAAAGAGCTGGTAAGGAAAAACCTCGACCAGAAAGACTTCGAGCATATTTTAAACAATACCGAAGAAAAAACAGATCAGGAACTTACACCTGAATATATTCTTCAGGCTGTCTCTGAGCATTTCAATGTTTCAACTGAAGAGCTGAAAGGCAACAAGAGGCTGCAATCCATAGTGCGCCCGCGACAGATGGCCATGTATCTCTGCCGGCATCTGCTGGGAGTTTCTTTTCCTTCGCTAGGACGCATATTTGGGGGCAAGGATCATAGTACTGTTCTTTATTCTGTTAAAAAAATAGATAAATTACAGAAGGTTAATAAAGAAACGAAAGACCTGTTGATAACTTTGGAAAATAAATGCCGCGGGCGTGTTCCTAAGTAA
- the dnaN gene encoding DNA polymerase III subunit beta, with translation MFLKVNRDEVIEGLQKSASIIPAKTGAAYLRTIWLKSEEGNLSIMSTDSNLEFCGTYPAEIIEEGLAGVQGRAFYDLVRKLPSGQLVIKTDPDGANILVEQGSRKYKLPVNDPTWFQKFSSFPGEGAVFWSGDFLLELIERIAFCISDEDSMEAIACLNMVPSNGEKGNFVEVCGLNGHQFAMLRFFNDDIHALLPEDGILIQKKYIMELKKWLTEDEIELSLSDKRLFFKTADGKEIFSLPLSYYQYPNYQNFLSKLDEDNVSKMNVEKSELSNALERISIFNTDSNRCASFMFNPGELVLFSQGQEVGTATESLEIEFSGEIERIAFPTKNLIEVLNHFQSPNINFTLTGTEAPCGMTGEDDNEYLVIVMPMKVQEETYYSEEDV, from the coding sequence ATGTTTTTAAAGGTGAACAGAGATGAAGTGATTGAAGGATTGCAGAAATCCGCCAGCATAATTCCAGCCAAAACAGGGGCTGCATATTTGAGGACCATCTGGCTGAAAAGCGAAGAAGGAAACCTCAGCATCATGTCCACCGATTCCAATCTGGAATTTTGCGGAACTTATCCGGCTGAGATAATCGAAGAAGGTCTGGCCGGAGTTCAAGGCAGAGCTTTTTATGATCTGGTACGCAAACTGCCTTCAGGGCAACTCGTAATTAAAACAGATCCTGACGGAGCAAATATCCTTGTGGAACAGGGATCACGTAAATACAAACTTCCTGTTAACGATCCTACCTGGTTTCAAAAATTTTCATCCTTTCCCGGTGAAGGAGCTGTTTTCTGGTCAGGAGACTTTCTTCTTGAGCTCATAGAACGCATTGCTTTCTGCATTAGCGATGAAGACTCAATGGAAGCCATTGCCTGCCTTAATATGGTGCCTTCAAACGGTGAGAAAGGAAATTTCGTCGAAGTCTGCGGTCTTAACGGTCATCAGTTTGCCATGCTCAGATTTTTCAATGATGATATCCATGCCCTTCTTCCTGAAGACGGAATTCTCATTCAGAAAAAATACATCATGGAACTGAAAAAATGGCTGACGGAAGACGAAATTGAATTGAGCTTAAGTGACAAGCGACTGTTTTTTAAAACAGCCGACGGGAAAGAAATATTCAGTCTGCCACTGAGTTACTATCAGTACCCCAACTATCAGAACTTTCTTTCCAAGTTGGATGAGGATAACGTATCCAAAATGAACGTTGAAAAAAGCGAACTCTCGAATGCTCTCGAGCGTATTTCAATTTTCAACACTGATTCCAACCGTTGCGCTTCATTCATGTTCAATCCCGGCGAACTTGTCCTTTTCAGTCAGGGACAGGAAGTCGGAACAGCGACAGAATCATTGGAAATAGAGTTCAGTGGTGAGATTGAAAGAATAGCTTTCCCTACCAAAAATCTTATTGAAGTTCTCAACCATTTCCAGTCACCGAATATCAACTTTACCCTGACCGGAACAGAAGCTCCCTGCGGAATGACAGGAGAGGACGATAATGAATATCTTGTTATTGTCATGCCCATGAAGGTTCAGGAAGAGACTTACTACAGCGAGGAAGATGTTTAA
- a CDS encoding homocysteine biosynthesis protein has product MADTFEVNKSIKEINDRIKKGKAVVVNAEEMVDIVRSKGKVQAAKEIDVVTTGTFSPMCSSGMLFNIGQSAPVIKTSQCWLNNVPCHAGLAAVDSYLGATEPAADDPLNKVHPGRFSYGGGHVIEDLIAGKVIHLKAKAYGTDCYPRREVEKDITLKDLPNAWLLNPRNCYQNYNCAVNMTSRTVYTYMGPLKPNQRNANYATAGKISPLLNDPYFMTIGFGTKIFLGGGIGHVLGAGTQHVPNPKRNERGIPLTGSGTLMLKGDMKGMEQRYVRGLGFPGYGCTISVGVGIPIPVLNEEVAWYAGVSDADIQVPVRDYGYDYPNGISRILGHVTYEELRSGEINLNGKTIPTIPMTSYSISLEIADKLKKWISDGDFLLTEPVEKIESY; this is encoded by the coding sequence ATGGCAGATACGTTTGAAGTCAATAAATCGATAAAAGAAATCAATGATCGCATCAAAAAAGGCAAAGCCGTTGTCGTCAATGCCGAAGAGATGGTCGATATAGTCCGTTCGAAAGGCAAGGTTCAGGCGGCAAAAGAAATAGATGTCGTCACTACCGGAACTTTTTCACCGATGTGTTCTTCGGGAATGCTTTTCAACATCGGACAGTCCGCACCTGTTATCAAAACATCACAGTGCTGGCTGAACAATGTTCCCTGTCATGCCGGTCTTGCCGCTGTTGACTCCTATCTCGGAGCCACAGAGCCTGCCGCTGATGATCCGCTTAATAAAGTTCATCCCGGCCGTTTCTCCTACGGAGGAGGGCATGTAATCGAAGATCTGATCGCCGGAAAGGTTATCCATCTCAAGGCAAAGGCCTATGGAACGGACTGCTATCCGCGCCGTGAAGTGGAGAAGGATATAACCCTTAAGGATCTTCCCAACGCATGGCTGCTTAATCCCCGCAACTGCTATCAGAATTACAATTGCGCGGTTAATATGACCAGCAGAACTGTCTACACGTACATGGGACCTCTAAAGCCCAATCAGCGTAACGCAAACTATGCTACTGCCGGAAAGATTTCACCGCTTCTGAATGATCCTTATTTCATGACCATAGGTTTTGGAACAAAGATATTCCTCGGTGGTGGAATAGGACATGTTCTCGGAGCCGGAACCCAGCATGTGCCGAATCCTAAAAGAAATGAACGTGGTATCCCTCTTACCGGTTCCGGTACCCTTATGCTCAAGGGTGACATGAAAGGCATGGAACAGAGGTATGTACGCGGACTTGGTTTCCCCGGATACGGCTGCACAATTTCAGTTGGTGTAGGTATTCCTATCCCTGTTTTGAACGAGGAAGTTGCATGGTATGCCGGTGTTTCCGATGCGGATATTCAGGTACCTGTAAGAGACTACGGATATGATTATCCTAATGGAATCTCACGTATTCTCGGTCATGTTACTTATGAGGAGCTGAGATCAGGAGAAATAAATCTGAATGGTAAAACCATTCCGACAATTCCCATGACCAGTTACTCTATCTCGCTTGAAATTGCTGATAAGCTTAAAAAATGGATCAGTGACGGTGATTTCCTGCTTACTGAGCCTGTGGAAAAAATTGAATCTTATTAG